A genome region from Microbacterium sp. CGR2 includes the following:
- a CDS encoding ATP-dependent RecD-like DNA helicase, translating into MSLPALSEEQDELFRLIEDTREHVFITGRAGTGKSTLLQHFAWHTKKQIAICAPTGVAALNVEGQTIHSLFRLPIGLIGDADIDQNDATRRILNAIETLVIDEISMVNADLMDAMDRSLRQARGRRGEPFGGVQVVMFGDPYQLAPVPPRGDEARYVQDHYRSFWFFDAKVWAGGSGGAGSGAPNEGLFDVDTRAELHVRELVQIHRQSDDGFKAMLNAVRYGRVTAEIAGVLNAQGARTPPEPEPGEVPMITLATRNDIVNGINSRHLQALPGKEQTARAEVSGDFGRGEASLPAESELKLKVGAQVMFLRNDTAMSGEPPRWVNGTIGTVTRILGGAVRVDIDGEEVDVEPAVWERFRYAYDQNTKKLSRDVVAEFTQFPLRLAWAVTIHKSQGKTYERAIIDLGSGAFAPGQTYVALSRLTSLNGLYLSRPLRPSDIRVDEDVRRFMRDAWLAASTPELPKA; encoded by the coding sequence GTGTCCCTTCCCGCCCTGTCCGAAGAGCAGGATGAGCTGTTCCGGCTCATCGAGGACACTCGCGAGCACGTGTTCATCACCGGTCGTGCGGGGACCGGCAAGTCGACACTCCTGCAGCATTTCGCCTGGCACACGAAGAAGCAGATCGCGATCTGCGCTCCGACCGGGGTGGCGGCCCTGAACGTCGAGGGGCAGACGATCCATTCGCTGTTCCGGTTACCGATCGGCCTCATCGGCGACGCCGACATCGATCAGAACGATGCGACGCGCCGGATCCTCAACGCCATCGAGACTCTCGTGATCGACGAGATCTCCATGGTCAACGCCGACCTGATGGATGCCATGGACCGGTCGCTGCGGCAGGCGCGAGGTCGGCGTGGCGAGCCGTTCGGAGGTGTCCAGGTCGTGATGTTCGGCGACCCGTACCAGTTGGCACCCGTGCCACCGCGCGGCGATGAGGCACGCTATGTGCAGGACCACTATCGGTCGTTCTGGTTCTTCGACGCGAAGGTCTGGGCGGGCGGCTCGGGAGGCGCGGGATCGGGGGCTCCGAACGAGGGGCTGTTCGACGTCGACACCAGGGCCGAGTTGCATGTGCGGGAGCTGGTGCAGATCCACCGGCAGTCCGACGACGGCTTCAAGGCGATGCTCAATGCCGTCCGGTACGGCCGGGTCACGGCAGAGATCGCGGGGGTGCTGAACGCGCAGGGTGCGCGCACGCCTCCGGAGCCCGAACCGGGTGAAGTGCCCATGATCACGCTCGCGACGCGCAACGACATCGTGAACGGGATCAACAGCCGGCACCTTCAGGCGCTGCCCGGCAAGGAGCAGACCGCACGGGCCGAGGTCAGTGGGGACTTCGGCCGGGGCGAGGCCTCGCTGCCGGCGGAGTCGGAGTTGAAATTGAAGGTCGGAGCGCAGGTCATGTTCCTCCGCAACGACACGGCGATGTCAGGTGAGCCGCCGCGGTGGGTGAACGGAACGATCGGCACGGTGACCCGGATCCTCGGGGGGGCGGTGCGTGTGGACATCGACGGGGAGGAGGTCGACGTCGAGCCGGCCGTCTGGGAGAGGTTCCGGTACGCGTACGACCAGAACACGAAGAAGCTCTCTCGTGACGTCGTGGCCGAGTTCACCCAGTTCCCCCTGCGCCTTGCCTGGGCGGTGACGATCCACAAGTCCCAGGGGAAGACCTACGAACGCGCGATCATCGACCTCGGCTCCGGAGCCTTCGCTCCCGGCCAGACCTACGTCGCGCTGAGCCGACTGACGTCGCTGAACGGTCTGTACCTGTCGCGTCCGCTGCGTCCGAGCGACATCCGCGTCGATGAGGACGTGCGGCGGTTCATGCGCGATGCGTGGCTGGCGGCGTCGACTCCGGAGTTGCCGAAGGCCTGA